From Camelus ferus isolate YT-003-E chromosome 18, BCGSAC_Cfer_1.0, whole genome shotgun sequence, one genomic window encodes:
- the TPST1 gene encoding protein-tyrosine sulfotransferase 1: protein MVGKLKQNLLLACLVISSVTVFYLGQHAMECHHRIEERSQPLKLESTRTTVQTGLDIKANKTFAYHKDMPLIFIGGVPRSGTTLMRAMLDAHPDIRCGEETRVIPRILALKQMWSRSSKEKIRLDEAGVTDEVLDSAMQAFLLEIIVKHGEPAPYLCNKDPFALKSLTYLARLFPNAKFLLMVRDGRASVHSMISRKVTIAGFDLNSYRDCLTKWNRAIETMYNQCMEVGYKKCMLVHYEQLVLHPERWMRTLLKFLQIPWNHSVLHHEEMIGKAGGVSLSKVERSTDQVIKPVNVGALSKWVGKIPPDVLQDMAVIAPMLAKLGYDPYANPPNYGKPDPKILENTRRVYKGEFQLPEFLKEKPQTEKGE from the exons ATGGTTGGAAAACTGAAGCAGAACTTACTATTGGCATGTCTGGTGATTAGTTCTGTGACTGTATTTTACTTGGGCCAACACGCCATGGAATGCCATCACCGAATAGAAGAACGTAGCCAGCCCCTCAAGTTGGAGAGTACGAGGACCACGGTGCAAACTGGCCTGGACATCAAAGCCAATAAAACCTTTGCCTATCACAAAGATATGCCTTTAATATTTATTGGAGGTGTGCCTCGGAGTGGAACCACACTCATGAGGGCCATGCTAGACGCGCACCCTGATATTCGCTGTGGAGAGGAAACCAGGGTCATTCCTCGAATCCTGGCTCTGAAGCAGATGTGGTCACGGTCGAGTAAAGAGAAAATACGCTTGGATGAGGCTGGTGTCACCGATGAAGTGCTGGATTCTGCCATGCAGGCCTTCTTACTAGAAATTATTGTTAAGCATGGGGAGCCAGCCCCTTATTTATGTAATAAAGATCCTTTTGCCCTGAAATCCTTAACTTACCTTGCTAGGTTATTCCCCAATGCCAAATTTCTCCTGATGGTCCGAGATGGCAGGGCATCAGTACATTCAATGATTTCTCGGAAAGTTACTATAGCTGGGTTTGACCTGAACAGCTACAGGGACTGTTTGACCAAGTGGAATCGTGCCATAGAGACCATGTACAACCAGTGTATGGAGGTTGGCTATAAAAAATGCATGTTAGTTCACTATGAACAACTTGTCTTGCATCCTGAACGGTGGATGAGAACTCTCTTAAAGTTCCTCCAGATTCCTTGGAACCACTCAGTATTACACCATGAAGAGATGATTGGGAAAGCCGGGGGAGTATCTCTGTCAAA AGTGGAGAGATCTACAGACCAAGTCATCAAGCCAGTCAATGTGGGCGCTCTATCAAAATGGGTTGGGAAGATCCCTCCAGATGTTTTACAAGACATGGCAGTGATTGCACCCATGCTTGCCAAACTTGGATATGACCCATACGCCAACCCACCTAACTATGGAAAACCTGATCCCAAAATCCTTGAAAACACGAGAAGG